One Stigmatopora argus isolate UIUO_Sarg chromosome 20, RoL_Sarg_1.0, whole genome shotgun sequence genomic region harbors:
- the stim2b gene encoding stromal interaction molecule 2 isoform X1, with the protein MSNIAVLIVLLRGLVISAAQVSDSARAGDGAAPDPCLTVAPPCVSDADRFSLAALRHIHKELDDDKDGGIEVNESVEFIIEDMKQHQTNKHSNLHREDQHITVEELWKGWKSSEGKRSEPSWYTGRPNNRLFSPSFSPQLDGGGRRAVVERVGGAAPVREELPGLPRRRQHASADRRERAVLPVRAAQGGGSTAQAETQPQGAGRGPFRPTRPQHNWIKDFVLVISIVIGVGGCWFAYLQNKSSKVHLSQMMKDLESLQRAEQSLLDLQSRLEKAQEENRTVVVEKQNLERKMRDEITGAKNEASRLRDLRQGAESELSRLKYAEEELVQVRKALRRAEKEMLSERSLPEALQKWLQLTHEVEVQYYNVKKQSAELQLCVAKDEAEKIKKKRGSIFGTLHVAHSSSLDEVDHKILEAKKSLSEVTACLRERLHRWQQIERLCAFPVVNNSGLPSLTASLYSDHSWVVMPRVSVPPYPVAGGVDDLDEDTPPIVPQFTTTVMRPPLTRNSGSCRSRRSLACAPSAVSPDLLSSANSSLSRRFELDDQRMALGSDQRSDAGGDTLDSSAGRVTNPDAPYRKISREELLLFHRSRESPASGGVLCDGGDSLPPSLPPAPSGPPSTSPSPDLTRVSPETVTPLAGKRANNGVLEKSYSFGALPAGAPPAVGRYPSLASLDSEGRSVGRERKLPSASSQDSSDNGEKFKRSSSKIKSLFKKRK; encoded by the exons ATGTCCAACATCGCGGTGCTGATCGTCTTGCTGCGTGGACTCGTCATCTCTGCGGCGCAGGTTTCCGACTCGGCCCGTGCTGGAGATGGAGCCGCACCAG ACCCTTGCCTCACGGTCGCCCCGCCTTGCGTGAGCGACGCGGACCGCTTCAGCCTGGCGGCCCTGCGCCACATCCACAAAGAGCTGGACGACGACAAAGACGGCGGCATCGAGGTCAACGAGAGCGTGGAG TTTATCATAGAAGACATGAAGCAACATCAGACCAACAAGCACAGCAACCTGCACCGCGAAGACCAGCACATCACGGTGGAGGAGCTCTGGAAGGGCTGGAAGAGCTCCGAAGGCAAACGCTCAGAACCTTCGTGGTATACGGGAAGACCGAATAACCGTCTCTTTTCCCCGTCCTTTAGTCCACAACTGGACGGTGGAGGACGCCGTGCGGTGGTTGAAAGAGTCGGTGGAGCTGCCCCAGTACGAGAAGAACTTCCGGGACTTCCGCGTCGACGGCAACACGCTTCCGCG GATCGCCGCGAACGAGCCGTCCTTCCTGTCCGTGCAGCTCAGGGTGGCGGATCCACGGCACAAGCAGAAACTCAACCTCAAGGCGCTGGACGCGGTCCTTTTCGGCCCACCC GTCCGCAACACAACTGGATCAAAGACTTTGTCCTGGTGATCTCCATCGTGATCGGCGTGGGCGGCTGCTGGTTCGCTTACTTGCAGAACAAGTCCAGCAAGGTGCACCTCTCTCAGATGATGAAGGATCTGGAGAGCCTTCAGAGGGCCGAGCAAAGCCTCCTGGACCTGCAGAGTCG TTTGGAGAAGGCTCAGGAAGAAAACCGGACGGTCGTGGTGGAGAAGCAGAATTTGGAACGGAAGATGAGGGACGAGATCACCGGAGCCAAAAACGAGGCCAGCCGACTGAGAGACCTTCGCCAGGGCGCCGAATCCGAGCTCAGTCGACTCAAGTACGCCGAAGAAGAGCTGGTGCAG GTACGAAAGGCCCTCAGGCGAGCCGAGAAGGAGATGCTATCCGAGCGGTCGCTGCCGGAAGCTTTGCAGAAGTGGCTCCAACTCACGCACGAGGTGGAGGTCCAGTACTACAACGTCAAGAAGCAGAGTGCCGAGCTGCAGCTCTGCGTCGCCAAGGACGAG GCAGAGAAAATCAAAAAGAAGCGAGGTTCCATCTTCGGGACGTTGCACGTGGCGCACAGTTCGTCGCTGGATGAGGTGGACCACAAAATACTCGAAGCCAA AAAGTCCCTGTCCGAGGTCACGGCGTGCCTGAGGGAACGCCTCCACCGCTGGCAGCAGATCGAGAGACTCTGCGCCTTTCCCGTGGTCAACAACTCCGGCCTGCCCAGTCTGACGGCCAGCCTCTACTCCGACCACAGCTGGGTGGTGATGCCTCGCGTCTCCGTCCCGCCTTACCCCGTCGCCGGCGGCGTGGACGACCTGGACGAGGACACGCCTCCGATTGTTCCGCAATTCACAA CCACCGTGATGCGGCCCCCGCTGACTCGCAACAGTGGCTCGTGCCGTTCTCGCCGGAGCCTCGCCTGCGCGCCCTCCGCCGTGTCCCCGGACCTGCTGTCCTCGGCCAACTCGTCCCTTAGCCGTCGCTTCGAGTTGGACGACCAACGCATGGCGTTGGGCTCCGATCAGAGAAG CGACGCCGGCGGGGACACCCTCGACTCCTCGGCGGGCCGCGTGACCAACCCGGACGCCCCGTACCGCAAGATCTCCCGCGAGGAACTGCTACTGTTTCACCGGAGCCGAGAGTCTCCGGCATCCGGCGGCGTCCTCTGCGACGGCGGGGACTCCCTCCCGCCTTCGTTACCCCCCGCCCCCTCGGGTCCGCCGTCCACCTCGCCGTCCCCGGACCTCACCCGCGTCTCGCCGGAGACCGTCACCCCGCTGGCGGGGAAGCGGGCGAACAATGGCGTCCTGGAGAAGTCGTACAGCTTCGGCGCGCTGCCCGCCGGCGCGCCGCCGGCTGTGGGCCGCTACCCGTCCCTCGCCTCCCTGGACTCGGAGGGCCGGAGCGTGGGACGCGAGCGTAAGCTACCGAGCGCCTCATCCCAGGACTCTAGCGACAACGGAGAGAAATTCAAACGCTCCTCCTCCAAAATCAAAAGCTTATTtaagaagagaaaataa
- the stim2b gene encoding stromal interaction molecule 2 isoform X2 yields the protein MSNIAVLIVLLRGLVISAAQVSDSARAGDGAAPDPCLTVAPPCVSDADRFSLAALRHIHKELDDDKDGGIEVNESVEFIIEDMKQHQTNKHSNLHREDQHITVEELWKGWKSSEVHNWTVEDAVRWLKESVELPQYEKNFRDFRVDGNTLPRIAANEPSFLSVQLRVADPRHKQKLNLKALDAVLFGPPVRPQHNWIKDFVLVISIVIGVGGCWFAYLQNKSSKVHLSQMMKDLESLQRAEQSLLDLQSRLEKAQEENRTVVVEKQNLERKMRDEITGAKNEASRLRDLRQGAESELSRLKYAEEELVQVRKALRRAEKEMLSERSLPEALQKWLQLTHEVEVQYYNVKKQSAELQLCVAKDEAEKIKKKRGSIFGTLHVAHSSSLDEVDHKILEAKKSLSEVTACLRERLHRWQQIERLCAFPVVNNSGLPSLTASLYSDHSWVVMPRVSVPPYPVAGGVDDLDEDTPPIVPQFTTTVMRPPLTRNSGSCRSRRSLACAPSAVSPDLLSSANSSLSRRFELDDQRMALGSDQRSDAGGDTLDSSAGRVTNPDAPYRKISREELLLFHRSRESPASGGVLCDGGDSLPPSLPPAPSGPPSTSPSPDLTRVSPETVTPLAGKRANNGVLEKSYSFGALPAGAPPAVGRYPSLASLDSEGRSVGRERKLPSASSQDSSDNGEKFKRSSSKIKSLFKKRK from the exons ATGTCCAACATCGCGGTGCTGATCGTCTTGCTGCGTGGACTCGTCATCTCTGCGGCGCAGGTTTCCGACTCGGCCCGTGCTGGAGATGGAGCCGCACCAG ACCCTTGCCTCACGGTCGCCCCGCCTTGCGTGAGCGACGCGGACCGCTTCAGCCTGGCGGCCCTGCGCCACATCCACAAAGAGCTGGACGACGACAAAGACGGCGGCATCGAGGTCAACGAGAGCGTGGAG TTTATCATAGAAGACATGAAGCAACATCAGACCAACAAGCACAGCAACCTGCACCGCGAAGACCAGCACATCACGGTGGAGGAGCTCTGGAAGGGCTGGAAGAGCTCCGAAG TCCACAACTGGACGGTGGAGGACGCCGTGCGGTGGTTGAAAGAGTCGGTGGAGCTGCCCCAGTACGAGAAGAACTTCCGGGACTTCCGCGTCGACGGCAACACGCTTCCGCG GATCGCCGCGAACGAGCCGTCCTTCCTGTCCGTGCAGCTCAGGGTGGCGGATCCACGGCACAAGCAGAAACTCAACCTCAAGGCGCTGGACGCGGTCCTTTTCGGCCCACCCGTGC GTCCGCAACACAACTGGATCAAAGACTTTGTCCTGGTGATCTCCATCGTGATCGGCGTGGGCGGCTGCTGGTTCGCTTACTTGCAGAACAAGTCCAGCAAGGTGCACCTCTCTCAGATGATGAAGGATCTGGAGAGCCTTCAGAGGGCCGAGCAAAGCCTCCTGGACCTGCAGAGTCG TTTGGAGAAGGCTCAGGAAGAAAACCGGACGGTCGTGGTGGAGAAGCAGAATTTGGAACGGAAGATGAGGGACGAGATCACCGGAGCCAAAAACGAGGCCAGCCGACTGAGAGACCTTCGCCAGGGCGCCGAATCCGAGCTCAGTCGACTCAAGTACGCCGAAGAAGAGCTGGTGCAG GTACGAAAGGCCCTCAGGCGAGCCGAGAAGGAGATGCTATCCGAGCGGTCGCTGCCGGAAGCTTTGCAGAAGTGGCTCCAACTCACGCACGAGGTGGAGGTCCAGTACTACAACGTCAAGAAGCAGAGTGCCGAGCTGCAGCTCTGCGTCGCCAAGGACGAG GCAGAGAAAATCAAAAAGAAGCGAGGTTCCATCTTCGGGACGTTGCACGTGGCGCACAGTTCGTCGCTGGATGAGGTGGACCACAAAATACTCGAAGCCAA AAAGTCCCTGTCCGAGGTCACGGCGTGCCTGAGGGAACGCCTCCACCGCTGGCAGCAGATCGAGAGACTCTGCGCCTTTCCCGTGGTCAACAACTCCGGCCTGCCCAGTCTGACGGCCAGCCTCTACTCCGACCACAGCTGGGTGGTGATGCCTCGCGTCTCCGTCCCGCCTTACCCCGTCGCCGGCGGCGTGGACGACCTGGACGAGGACACGCCTCCGATTGTTCCGCAATTCACAA CCACCGTGATGCGGCCCCCGCTGACTCGCAACAGTGGCTCGTGCCGTTCTCGCCGGAGCCTCGCCTGCGCGCCCTCCGCCGTGTCCCCGGACCTGCTGTCCTCGGCCAACTCGTCCCTTAGCCGTCGCTTCGAGTTGGACGACCAACGCATGGCGTTGGGCTCCGATCAGAGAAG CGACGCCGGCGGGGACACCCTCGACTCCTCGGCGGGCCGCGTGACCAACCCGGACGCCCCGTACCGCAAGATCTCCCGCGAGGAACTGCTACTGTTTCACCGGAGCCGAGAGTCTCCGGCATCCGGCGGCGTCCTCTGCGACGGCGGGGACTCCCTCCCGCCTTCGTTACCCCCCGCCCCCTCGGGTCCGCCGTCCACCTCGCCGTCCCCGGACCTCACCCGCGTCTCGCCGGAGACCGTCACCCCGCTGGCGGGGAAGCGGGCGAACAATGGCGTCCTGGAGAAGTCGTACAGCTTCGGCGCGCTGCCCGCCGGCGCGCCGCCGGCTGTGGGCCGCTACCCGTCCCTCGCCTCCCTGGACTCGGAGGGCCGGAGCGTGGGACGCGAGCGTAAGCTACCGAGCGCCTCATCCCAGGACTCTAGCGACAACGGAGAGAAATTCAAACGCTCCTCCTCCAAAATCAAAAGCTTATTtaagaagagaaaataa